One part of the Arabidopsis thaliana chromosome 4, partial sequence genome encodes these proteins:
- a CDS encoding HR-like lesion-inducing protein-like protein (HR-like lesion-inducing protein-related; LOCATED IN: endoplasmic reticulum; EXPRESSED IN: 23 plant structures; EXPRESSED DURING: 14 growth stages; CONTAINS InterPro DOMAIN/s: HR-like lesion-inducer (InterPro:IPR008637); BEST Arabidopsis thaliana protein match is: HR-like lesion-inducing protein-related (TAIR:AT1G04340.1); Has 163 Blast hits to 163 proteins in 27 species: Archae - 0; Bacteria - 10; Metazoa - 0; Fungi - 0; Plants - 141; Viruses - 0; Other Eukaryotes - 12 (source: NCBI BLink).) has product MELASFLGRALFVSVFLLSAWQEFNDFGEDGGRSAKSLKPKFNAFVNHVTTHTGQQLPPVDMKILVAAAIALKGIGGLLFVFGSSLGAYLLLLHQAVATPILYDFYNYDVDRKEFGQLFSKFTQSLALLGGLLFFIGMKNSRKHGRQLRKKAPKAKAN; this is encoded by the exons ATGGAGTTAGCTTCTTTCCTTGGTAGAGCTCTGTTTGTTTCCGTATTTCTTCTCTCCGCATGGCAAGA GTTCAATGATTTTGGTGAAGATGGTGGCCGATCAGCTAAAtctttgaaaccaaaattcaatGCCTTTGTAAACCATGTGACAACTCACACTGGCCAGCAATTGCCACCAGTCGAT ATGAAGAttcttgttgctgctgctATAGCCTTGAAGGGTATTGGGGGACTATTGTTTGTCTTTGGCAGCTCATTGGGAGCTTATCTCTTG CTTCTGCATCAAGCCGTTGCCACCCCAATTCTGTATGATTTCTACAACTACGATGTTGACAGAAAGGAATTCGGCCaactattttcaaaatttacacAG AGCTTGGCTCTTCTTGGAGGACTGCTCTTCTTCATTGGAATGAAAAACTCAAGGAAACACGGTAGGCAACTCAGGAAAAAGGCTCCAAAGGCAAAAGCAAACTGA
- the IBR10 gene encoding indole-3-butyric acid response 10 (indole-3-butyric acid response 10 (IBR10); FUNCTIONS IN: catalytic activity, dodecenoyl-CoA delta-isomerase activity; INVOLVED IN: fatty acid catabolic process, root hair elongation, metabolic process, indolebutyric acid metabolic process, response to indolebutyric acid stimulus; LOCATED IN: peroxisome; EXPRESSED IN: 24 plant structures; EXPRESSED DURING: 15 growth stages; CONTAINS InterPro DOMAIN/s: Crotonase, core (InterPro:IPR001753); BEST Arabidopsis thaliana protein match is: 3-hydroxyacyl-CoA dehydratase 1 (TAIR:AT4G14440.1); Has 14072 Blast hits to 14069 proteins in 1567 species: Archae - 245; Bacteria - 9896; Metazoa - 835; Fungi - 284; Plants - 269; Viruses - 0; Other Eukaryotes - 2543 (source: NCBI BLink).), translating to MCTLEKRGDLFLLTLTGDGEHRFHPDTIATILSLLEQAKSQSTRGSILITTANGKFFSNGFDLAWAQTAGSKTGAANRLHQMVESFKPVVAALLDLPMPTIAALNGHAAAAGLILALSHDYVFMRKDRGVLYMSEVDIGLSMPDYFSALVRAKIGTSAARRELLLSGKKIRGEEAVGLGIVDSAAYDSEEGVVVASVRLGEKLAAKKWSGEVYASIRKSLYPELCGILGLETRVFATPKL from the coding sequence ATGTGTACGTTAGAGAAACGCGGCGATCTCTTCCTCCTAACCCTAACCGGAGACGGCGAACACAGATTCCACCCCGACACAATTGCCACCATTCTCTCCCTTCTCGAACAAGCCAAATCTCAATCCACCCGTGGATCCATCCTCATCACCACCGCCAACGgcaaattcttctccaacggATTCGATCTTGCATGGGCTCAAACCGCCGGATCCAAAACCGGAGCCGCAAACCGGCTTCACCAAATGGTTGAATCATTCAAACCGGTGGTAGCAGCGCTTCTCGATCTCCCTATGCCGACGATCGCCGCCTTGAACGGCCACGCCGCCGCCGCGGGATTGATTTTGGCTTTGAGCCATGATTACGTGTTCATGAGGAAAGATCGTGGGGTTCTGTATATGAGTGAAGTTGACATCGGGCTTTCGATGCCGGATTATTTCTCGGCGTTGGTTAGGGCTAAGATCGGGACGAGTGCGGCGAGGAGAGAGCTGTTGTTGAGTGGGAAGAAGattagaggagaagaagcgGTGGGTTTGGGGATTGTTGACTCGGCCGCGTATGATAGTGAGGAAGGTGTTGTTGTGGCTAGTGTGCGCCTTGGTGAGAAATTGGCGGCGAAGAAATGGAGCGGTGAGGTTTATGCGTCGATAAGGAAGAGTTTGTATCCGGAGCTTTGTGGGATTCTTGGTTTAGAGACTAGAGTGTTTGCAACACCTAAGCTCTAA